One Sulfuriferula thiophila DNA window includes the following coding sequences:
- a CDS encoding DUF1853 family protein: protein MLTRFQNAQVRDLVWVMAAPGLLENADWVISDDECQQLLNQAMPQLQALDSQPDALHAWIAARNPQRLGPYFEVLLGYWITHLIDASWFAANQIVKAERIVTGEYDMLWRDAGGQINHWEAAVKFYLQIDQTAGLAGYVGTMTRDRLDLKTARLRDKQLQLSTTPAGAAALDNILPVENQSHPVRARALLKGWLFYPRNVPHPLTDGLSPIHLSGWWARWAAHDFSLPANLHWRVLDRLAWLSPVIAADTVNLLTEAEFMGSLSTHFAAEGAPLLVVGLSQNSHGWQEMTRGFIVPLMWGAGHSST, encoded by the coding sequence ATGCTAACCCGATTCCAGAATGCGCAAGTGCGCGATCTGGTGTGGGTGATGGCGGCGCCGGGCTTGCTGGAAAATGCAGACTGGGTGATTTCCGATGACGAATGCCAGCAGCTGCTGAACCAGGCCATGCCACAACTGCAGGCACTGGATAGCCAGCCGGATGCCTTGCACGCGTGGATTGCTGCGCGTAATCCGCAACGTCTGGGGCCTTATTTCGAAGTGCTGCTCGGTTACTGGATTACCCATTTGATCGATGCAAGCTGGTTTGCCGCTAATCAGATAGTCAAAGCCGAGCGTATCGTTACCGGCGAATATGACATGCTCTGGCGTGATGCCGGGGGGCAAATCAATCATTGGGAAGCGGCGGTTAAATTCTATTTGCAGATTGATCAGACGGCGGGATTGGCCGGTTATGTCGGTACGATGACCCGCGATCGACTGGACCTGAAAACCGCTCGGCTACGCGACAAACAATTACAGTTATCCACAACACCGGCAGGTGCCGCTGCTCTGGACAACATATTGCCAGTGGAGAATCAAAGCCATCCGGTACGGGCGCGCGCATTGCTCAAGGGGTGGTTATTCTATCCGCGCAATGTGCCGCACCCTCTTACGGATGGGCTGTCGCCCATTCATCTGTCGGGTTGGTGGGCACGTTGGGCTGCCCATGATTTTAGTCTGCCCGCCAATTTGCATTGGCGCGTGCTGGATCGCCTGGCCTGGCTGTCACCGGTCATTGCCGCTGATACAGTCAATTTGCTGACGGAGGCGGAATTTATGGGTAGTCTGTCTACTCATTTTGCAGCGGAAGGTGCGCCGTTGCTGGTAGTCGGGCTGAGTCAGAATTCGCATGGCTGGCAAGAAATGACGCGGGGTTTTATCGTCCCGTTGATGTGGGGCGCAGGACATAGTTCAACCTGA
- a CDS encoding aromatic ring-hydroxylating oxygenase subunit alpha, translating into MSDLAVASQLTHTTPQLPISWYFDPAIYALELQHLFANGPGYIGHQLMTPNVGDYHVLDTVNQAAMLVRNAHGVEMLSNVCRHRQALMYDGRGNTRNIVCPLHRWTYDMEGKLLGAPHFPGNPCLNLGKTPLQNWNGLLFNGNRDVAADLARLGVTQALDFDGYMLDRVMVEEYDFNWKTFIEVYLEDYHVGPFHPGLGNFVTCDDLKWEYGDWYSVQTVGVARGLSKSGSAVYQKWQEQVLQYRNGAVPEQGAIWLTYYPNIMVEWYPHVLVISSIIPTGVESCRNVVEFYYPEDIALFEREFVEAEQAAYAETAVEDDEICRRMHAGRRALYQQGREEAGPYQSPMEDGMVHFHEFIRRQLAPHLPQP; encoded by the coding sequence ATGTCTGATTTGGCTGTTGCGTCACAATTGACGCACACTACTCCGCAGTTACCCATCAGTTGGTATTTCGATCCCGCTATTTATGCGCTGGAATTGCAGCATCTGTTTGCAAACGGCCCGGGCTATATTGGTCATCAGTTGATGACGCCGAATGTCGGTGACTATCATGTGCTGGATACCGTTAATCAGGCGGCTATGCTGGTGCGTAATGCTCATGGCGTGGAAATGCTGTCCAATGTTTGCCGTCATCGCCAGGCGCTGATGTATGACGGGCGTGGCAATACCCGTAATATTGTGTGTCCGCTGCATCGCTGGACTTACGATATGGAAGGCAAGCTGCTCGGAGCGCCGCATTTTCCCGGCAATCCTTGTCTGAATCTGGGTAAAACCCCATTGCAAAACTGGAACGGGCTGCTGTTTAACGGCAACCGCGATGTCGCAGCCGATCTGGCGCGCTTGGGCGTAACGCAGGCGCTGGATTTTGACGGTTACATGCTCGACCGGGTCATGGTCGAAGAGTACGATTTTAACTGGAAGACGTTTATTGAAGTCTATCTGGAGGATTACCATGTCGGGCCGTTTCATCCCGGCCTGGGTAATTTCGTCACCTGTGATGATCTGAAATGGGAATACGGTGACTGGTATAGCGTACAGACTGTCGGTGTAGCACGCGGGTTGAGCAAATCCGGTAGCGCCGTGTACCAGAAATGGCAGGAGCAGGTGCTGCAATACCGCAATGGCGCAGTGCCGGAGCAGGGTGCTATCTGGTTGACTTACTACCCGAATATCATGGTCGAGTGGTATCCGCACGTGCTGGTGATCAGCAGCATTATTCCTACCGGCGTCGAATCGTGCCGCAACGTGGTGGAGTTCTATTATCCGGAGGATATTGCGCTGTTCGAACGCGAATTTGTCGAAGCCGAGCAGGCTGCCTATGCCGAAACGGCAGTCGAGGACGATGAAATCTGCCGGCGCATGCATGCCGGGCGTCGTGCACTGTATCAGCAAGGGCGTGAAGAGGCGGGGCCTTATCAGTCACCGATGGAAGATGGCATGGTGCATTTTCACGAATTCATCCGCCGTCAGCTTGCACCGCATCTGCCGCAACCCTGA
- a CDS encoding exodeoxyribonuclease VII small subunit, whose amino-acid sequence MTRRTPPPPLSFEAAMTELERIVAEMESGQLSLEQSLSAYQRGAELLKFCQTALADAQQQVQILENGTLSAFTNPSTQDDN is encoded by the coding sequence ATGACGCGTCGCACCCCACCCCCACCGCTCAGTTTTGAAGCAGCCATGACCGAGCTGGAGCGCATAGTTGCCGAGATGGAATCAGGTCAACTTTCCCTGGAACAGTCACTCAGCGCCTACCAGCGCGGTGCGGAATTATTAAAATTCTGCCAGACAGCATTAGCCGATGCCCAGCAACAGGTACAGATACTCGAAAACGGCACTTTATCCGCCTTCACCAACCCGAGCACGCAAGATGACAATTGA
- a CDS encoding polyprenyl synthetase family protein → MTIDFLSWSTALQTRTESALEQHLPNTTTAPQTLHQAMRYSVLGGGKRVRPLLAFAAGEACQADPARVEIVACAVELIHAYSLVHDDMPCMDDDVLRRGKPTCHVEFGEATALLVGDSLQSLAFELLATTTLSDTPTQQLAMIKLLAHASGSRGMAGGQAIDLASVGVALSLPELEFMHIHKTGALIRAAVLLGAYCGKPLSEEQFAKLDHYAKCVGLAFQVVDDILDAEAPTATLGKTAGKDAEQNKPTYVSLMGIAAAKTFAQELHRDALDALNGFDHSQRLRELADFIVQRSF, encoded by the coding sequence ATGACAATTGATTTTTTAAGCTGGTCGACTGCCTTACAGACTCGCACTGAGAGTGCGCTGGAGCAGCACCTGCCCAACACCACTACGGCACCACAAACACTGCATCAGGCCATGCGTTACTCTGTGCTAGGCGGTGGCAAACGGGTGCGCCCATTACTGGCTTTTGCCGCGGGAGAAGCCTGCCAGGCGGATCCTGCGCGCGTGGAAATCGTCGCCTGCGCCGTAGAACTGATTCATGCCTATTCACTGGTGCATGACGATATGCCGTGCATGGATGACGATGTATTACGGCGCGGCAAACCTACCTGCCATGTCGAATTCGGCGAAGCCACCGCATTACTGGTGGGCGACAGCCTGCAGAGTCTGGCATTCGAATTACTGGCCACGACCACATTGAGCGACACGCCCACACAACAACTGGCAATGATCAAACTGCTGGCTCATGCCTCCGGCTCGCGCGGCATGGCCGGCGGGCAAGCGATAGACCTGGCCAGCGTAGGCGTTGCCCTGAGCCTGCCTGAACTTGAATTCATGCACATCCACAAAACTGGCGCATTGATTCGCGCTGCGGTGTTACTGGGTGCTTATTGCGGCAAGCCGCTATCCGAAGAACAGTTTGCCAAACTGGATCACTATGCAAAATGTGTCGGGCTGGCATTCCAGGTAGTCGATGACATCCTGGATGCTGAAGCACCCACCGCCACACTGGGCAAAACGGCGGGTAAAGACGCTGAGCAGAATAAGCCGACTTATGTTAGCCTCATGGGCATCGCAGCTGCGAAAACATTCGCCCAGGAACTGCATCGTGACGCACTCGATGCATTAAATGGCTTTGACCATAGCCAACGCTTGCGCGAGCTCGCAGACTTTATCGTACAGAGATCATTTTGA
- the dxs gene encoding 1-deoxy-D-xylulose-5-phosphate synthase, whose product MSQTFPLLGRINSPLDLRELPRDELPAVAQELRDFMLDSIARTGGHFASNFGAVELTIALHYVFNTPDDRLVWDVGHQSYPHKILTGRREAMAGLRKADGIAGFPKRDESEFDTFGTGHSSTSISAALGMAVAAQLDGLERRAVAIIGDGAMTAGMAFEALNNAGDMDANLLVILNDNDMSISPNVGALNNYLARLMSGKFYAAARRASEKVLAHVPPMLELAKRAEEHVKGFVTPSTLFEEFGFNYIGPIDGHDLNVLVDTLSNIRRLPGPQFLHVVTKKGKGYLPAEENSCLYHGVGAFNPELGVLEKASAKPTYTQIFSDWLCDMAAIEPRLVGITPAMREGSGLVRFSELYPKRYFDVGIAEQHALTFAAGLAADGYKPVVAIYSTFLQRAYDQLIHDIALQNLPVVFAIDRAGLVGADGPTHAGSFDLSYLRCIPNMTVMAPSDENECRQMLYTAMQLDHPSAVRYPRGTGSGTPVSAAMQALPVGKGIVRRQGQRVALLAFGSLVTPALAAAEQIDATVADMRFVKPIDQTLIQQLASSHDLIVTLEENAIMGGAGSAVSECLHALGLTTRVIQLGLPDHYIDHGDHAQMLHECGLDAVGIITNVNRALSE is encoded by the coding sequence TTGAGTCAGACTTTCCCTTTGCTAGGCCGCATTAACAGCCCGCTCGACTTGCGCGAACTGCCGCGTGATGAACTTCCTGCTGTCGCGCAGGAATTACGTGATTTCATGCTCGACAGCATTGCCCGGACTGGAGGCCATTTTGCCTCCAATTTTGGCGCAGTCGAGCTGACCATCGCCTTACACTATGTATTTAATACGCCAGATGACCGCCTGGTATGGGATGTAGGCCATCAGAGCTATCCGCACAAAATCCTGACCGGCCGGCGTGAGGCGATGGCCGGCCTGCGCAAAGCAGACGGCATTGCCGGCTTCCCTAAACGCGACGAAAGTGAATTTGATACCTTCGGCACGGGACATTCCAGCACCTCGATTTCTGCCGCACTGGGTATGGCCGTCGCCGCCCAACTGGACGGTCTGGAGCGTCGCGCGGTTGCCATCATCGGTGATGGCGCGATGACAGCAGGCATGGCCTTCGAAGCTTTGAACAATGCCGGCGACATGGATGCCAACCTGCTGGTCATTCTCAACGACAACGACATGTCGATTTCACCCAATGTCGGCGCGCTCAATAACTACCTGGCCCGACTCATGTCCGGCAAATTTTATGCAGCGGCACGCCGCGCCAGTGAAAAAGTGCTGGCACATGTGCCGCCCATGCTGGAACTGGCCAAACGCGCAGAAGAACACGTCAAAGGTTTTGTCACGCCCAGCACCTTGTTTGAAGAATTCGGCTTTAATTACATCGGCCCGATCGACGGCCATGACCTGAATGTACTGGTCGATACACTGAGTAACATCCGCCGCTTACCCGGCCCGCAATTCCTGCACGTAGTCACCAAAAAAGGCAAAGGCTATCTGCCGGCCGAGGAAAACTCCTGCCTGTATCATGGCGTAGGTGCTTTTAATCCTGAGTTAGGCGTACTCGAAAAAGCCAGTGCCAAACCCACCTACACGCAAATATTCAGCGACTGGCTGTGCGACATGGCGGCGATCGAACCGCGTCTGGTTGGCATCACCCCTGCCATGCGCGAAGGCTCAGGCCTGGTACGTTTTTCCGAACTGTATCCCAAACGCTATTTTGATGTCGGCATTGCCGAGCAGCATGCGCTGACCTTTGCTGCCGGTCTGGCGGCCGATGGCTACAAACCGGTAGTCGCCATCTACTCGACCTTTTTACAACGCGCTTACGACCAGCTCATCCACGACATTGCACTGCAAAACCTGCCGGTAGTATTCGCCATAGACCGTGCCGGCCTGGTCGGTGCCGATGGCCCTACTCACGCTGGAAGTTTTGACCTGAGTTATTTGCGTTGCATACCCAACATGACGGTGATGGCACCTTCCGACGAAAACGAATGCCGGCAAATGCTGTATACCGCCATGCAACTCGACCACCCCAGCGCTGTACGCTACCCGCGCGGCACCGGATCAGGCACACCTGTCAGCGCCGCCATGCAGGCACTCCCTGTAGGTAAAGGCATCGTGCGTCGACAAGGGCAACGTGTCGCTTTGCTGGCGTTCGGCAGCCTGGTCACACCGGCGCTGGCTGCTGCAGAACAGATTGATGCTACCGTGGCCGACATGCGTTTTGTGAAACCAATTGATCAAACGCTGATCCAACAGTTAGCAAGCAGCCATGACCTGATCGTCACGCTGGAAGAAAATGCGATCATGGGTGGCGCAGGCAGTGCAGTAAGCGAATGTCTGCATGCGCTAGGCTTAACCACTCGCGTTATCCAGCTGGGCTTGCCTGACCACTATATTGACCACGGCGACCATGCTCAAATGCTGCATGAGTGCGGCCTGGATGCAGTTGGTATCATCACCAACGTCAACCGCGCTTTATCCGAGTAG
- the folE2 gene encoding GTP cyclohydrolase FolE2, with amino-acid sequence MNDCCDITTPMPDVQNYADTRQIAINKVGIKSIRHPVKVADKSSGIQHTIASFNMYVFLPHNFKGTHMSRFVEILNTNEREISIENFESILRQMVQRLEADSGYIEMSFPYFINKTAPISGVQSLMDYDVTLIGAIENGKYVHTTKVVVPVTSLCPCSKKISDYGAHNQRSHVTISARTNDFMWIEDIVAVAEKQASCELYGLLKRPDEKFVTERAYDNPKFVEDMVRDVAAALDRETRIDSYVVESENFESIHNHSAYALIERDKLAS; translated from the coding sequence ATGAACGACTGTTGTGACATCACCACACCGATGCCGGATGTGCAAAACTATGCGGATACCCGCCAGATTGCTATCAATAAGGTAGGCATCAAATCGATTCGCCACCCGGTCAAAGTGGCCGATAAAAGCAGCGGCATCCAGCACACGATTGCCAGTTTCAACATGTATGTGTTCTTGCCACACAATTTCAAAGGCACACACATGTCGCGCTTCGTGGAGATACTCAACACCAACGAACGCGAGATTTCCATTGAAAACTTCGAGTCCATTTTGCGGCAAATGGTGCAACGCCTGGAAGCGGACTCCGGCTATATTGAAATGAGTTTCCCTTATTTCATCAACAAAACCGCCCCAATTTCCGGCGTGCAGAGCCTGATGGATTACGACGTCACGCTCATTGGCGCGATCGAAAACGGCAAGTACGTACACACCACCAAAGTCGTGGTGCCGGTCACCAGCCTGTGCCCGTGCTCCAAGAAAATCTCCGACTACGGTGCTCATAACCAGCGCTCACACGTCACCATCAGCGCACGTACCAACGATTTCATGTGGATCGAGGATATCGTTGCTGTTGCTGAAAAACAGGCATCCTGCGAGCTATACGGCTTGCTGAAGCGCCCGGATGAGAAATTTGTCACTGAACGCGCCTACGACAATCCGAAATTTGTCGAAGACATGGTACGTGACGTTGCTGCTGCGCTGGACAGAGAGACGCGCATAGACAGTTATGTGGTGGAAAGCGAAAACTTCGAATCCATCCACAATCACTCTGCCTATGCCCTGATTGAACGTGACAAACTCGCAAGCTGA
- a CDS encoding type 1 glutamine amidotransferase, with amino-acid sequence MKPVAIFRHIPIEGPGYFADFLDQHQIPWLLVKIDENEPIPADPTAFSGLVFMGGNMSVNDPLPWIAQSLALIRNAIAADIPVLGHCLGGQLISKALGATISLNPVKEIGWGEVYASDNDSARAWLDGLSQFTSFHWHGETFALPEGATHILKSQYCDNQAYVVGKHLAMQCHVEMTADMVISWCEHGADEIQAAIASPAVQKPADMQVDMSVKLGKLNRVADRLYSRWIKGLSQP; translated from the coding sequence ATGAAGCCAGTCGCCATTTTTCGCCATATTCCCATTGAAGGCCCGGGTTATTTTGCCGACTTTCTCGACCAACACCAGATTCCCTGGCTGCTGGTCAAAATAGATGAAAACGAGCCCATCCCTGCAGATCCGACAGCGTTTTCCGGACTGGTATTCATGGGTGGCAACATGAGCGTGAATGATCCGCTGCCGTGGATAGCACAATCGCTGGCATTGATACGCAACGCTATCGCCGCAGATATTCCGGTGCTCGGACACTGCCTGGGCGGTCAGCTCATCTCCAAAGCGCTGGGCGCGACCATCAGCCTCAACCCGGTGAAAGAAATCGGCTGGGGCGAGGTATACGCCAGTGACAATGACAGCGCCCGTGCCTGGCTGGATGGCCTCAGTCAATTCACCAGCTTCCACTGGCACGGCGAAACCTTCGCACTGCCTGAAGGCGCCACACACATCCTTAAAAGCCAGTACTGCGACAATCAGGCCTACGTGGTCGGCAAACATCTGGCAATGCAATGCCACGTTGAAATGACCGCAGATATGGTCATCAGTTGGTGCGAGCACGGTGCAGATGAAATCCAGGCTGCCATTGCCAGCCCTGCCGTGCAAAAGCCAGCGGATATGCAAGTAGACATGAGCGTTAAACTGGGTAAACTGAATCGCGTAGCAGACCGCCTGTACAGTCGCTGGATCAAAGGCTTGTCGCAGCCATGA
- a CDS encoding TIGR02647 family protein: MFYTQDLVDELNALLRYDLGTTQQGVKVHSNADPVVIAATSRLHAKGLVTDEDGGYLTDLGREVAEHAQMALTILTSVVDVRGDLLLMA, from the coding sequence ATGTTTTATACCCAGGATCTGGTTGATGAGTTGAATGCACTGTTACGTTATGATCTGGGAACCACCCAGCAAGGGGTTAAGGTACATAGCAATGCGGATCCGGTAGTGATTGCAGCGACTAGTCGTTTGCATGCAAAAGGGCTGGTGACGGATGAGGATGGCGGCTACTTGACTGATCTGGGGCGTGAAGTGGCCGAACATGCGCAGATGGCGTTGACGATATTAACGTCGGTTGTAGATGTCAGGGGTGATCTGCTGCTGATGGCTTAA
- a CDS encoding 3-deoxy-D-manno-octulosonic acid transferase, whose amino-acid sequence MGLFDFLGFNKLPAGVTNSSLLITDTATLARAGAFIEALQAKFHNIAIALVDTPNTTPALPHIVLPGETTAAIARLQKIQPQRLIALGLAGDYAPLVKSVACPRYWINAHDAAAAEAGCQVLTTSHAGLALTGAVVTGDPLAGLDSLPPITADAELCLRFKEQRESGRWLGYFAATGENEEDLAYALFSRAMRHKMGLMLLAPRDPERCEPVYRESIKYRLQTIRHQRFSTSFVPIKTRVYYIEQEHPLAAFYGCVDFVVAGATLHADARNVPDILSPILHGKPVLVGAAHRDQPLIAAAIEAGVVLAGIDNEQLFTHIKALLDDPDYGSKVASQASDWLNLQVGSSARVLALLN is encoded by the coding sequence ATGGGTTTGTTTGATTTTCTGGGTTTTAACAAGTTACCTGCAGGCGTAACAAATAGCAGCTTGCTCATCACGGATACCGCCACCCTGGCACGGGCAGGCGCATTCATCGAAGCACTGCAAGCCAAGTTCCACAATATTGCCATTGCCTTAGTCGACACACCGAACACCACACCTGCATTACCGCACATCGTTTTACCTGGTGAAACAACGGCAGCCATTGCACGGCTGCAAAAAATCCAGCCACAACGTTTAATTGCACTCGGCTTGGCTGGCGACTATGCCCCACTGGTAAAGTCTGTAGCATGTCCACGCTACTGGATTAATGCACACGATGCCGCCGCTGCAGAAGCCGGCTGCCAGGTACTCACCACCTCGCATGCCGGGCTAGCTTTAACCGGCGCTGTCGTCACTGGCGACCCGTTAGCAGGTCTGGATAGCTTGCCGCCCATTACAGCAGATGCCGAACTGTGCCTGCGCTTCAAGGAACAACGCGAGAGCGGTCGCTGGTTAGGCTATTTCGCCGCAACGGGTGAAAATGAGGAAGATCTCGCCTATGCCCTGTTCAGCCGGGCAATGCGGCACAAAATGGGCCTGATGCTGCTGGCGCCACGCGACCCGGAGCGCTGCGAACCGGTATACCGCGAATCCATTAAATACCGTCTGCAAACCATACGTCATCAGCGCTTTTCAACCTCGTTTGTACCAATCAAAACACGCGTGTATTACATCGAACAGGAACACCCACTCGCCGCATTCTATGGTTGCGTAGATTTCGTGGTAGCGGGTGCCACCTTGCATGCTGATGCCAGAAACGTACCGGATATCCTCTCGCCGATATTGCATGGCAAACCAGTATTAGTCGGTGCAGCACATCGCGACCAGCCATTGATTGCCGCAGCAATTGAAGCTGGCGTGGTATTGGCAGGCATAGACAATGAACAACTGTTCACCCACATCAAAGCCCTGTTGGACGATCCTGACTATGGCAGCAAAGTCGCCAGTCAGGCAAGCGACTGGCTCAATCTGCAGGTGGGCTCCAGCGCACGCGTACTGGCCTTGCTCAATTAG
- a CDS encoding thioredoxin family protein, which produces MQVRPLTEFDFHPRLADSNGVSLVLFSAPGCGSCRVWLRLLSDFTDPLLQHCYVVDVQLATAVAREYEVFHLPSLFLFVDGKFHAQLQAEATPKQLSQAIGTLLNLPPQDEP; this is translated from the coding sequence ATGCAAGTCAGACCACTCACCGAGTTTGACTTTCACCCGCGACTAGCGGATAGCAACGGAGTCAGCCTGGTGCTATTCAGCGCACCCGGTTGCGGCAGTTGCCGGGTCTGGTTACGTTTACTGAGCGATTTTACCGACCCGCTGCTGCAACACTGCTATGTAGTAGATGTGCAACTCGCTACTGCGGTGGCGCGCGAGTACGAAGTATTTCATTTGCCGAGTCTGTTTTTATTTGTCGATGGCAAATTTCACGCTCAATTACAGGCAGAGGCCACGCCCAAACAATTATCTCAGGCGATCGGCACGCTACTTAACCTGCCGCCACAAGACGAACCATGA
- the ampD gene encoding 1,6-anhydro-N-acetylmuramyl-L-alanine amidase AmpD translates to MTIHIDANGVASPARFIASPHCDWRARTDDIRLIVIHNISLPPGQFGGNGVIELFTGKLDAHAHPYYVQISHLRVSAHFFIRRDGELIQFVPCTKRAWHAGISNWQGWERCNDFSIGIELEGDDSTPFTDAQYQRLQQLTVALKRTYPIAAITGHSDIAPGRKTDPGPYFDWKRCQP, encoded by the coding sequence ATGACCATACACATAGATGCCAATGGCGTAGCCTCTCCCGCACGTTTCATCGCCTCGCCGCATTGTGACTGGCGTGCACGCACGGATGACATCCGCCTGATTGTGATCCACAACATTTCATTACCGCCAGGACAGTTCGGTGGTAATGGCGTGATTGAGCTGTTTACTGGAAAGCTGGATGCGCATGCTCATCCCTACTATGTGCAAATTAGTCACCTGCGCGTTTCAGCGCATTTCTTTATTCGGCGTGATGGTGAGCTGATTCAGTTTGTGCCCTGCACCAAACGCGCCTGGCACGCCGGCATATCCAACTGGCAGGGCTGGGAACGCTGCAACGACTTCTCTATCGGCATCGAACTGGAAGGCGACGACAGCACCCCTTTTACTGACGCCCAATACCAGCGATTACAACAACTTACCGTAGCACTCAAACGAACCTATCCAATTGCAGCCATTACCGGACACAGTGACATTGCGCCAGGACGAAAAACTGACCCCGGGCCTTATTTTGACTGGAAACGCTGTCAGCCATAA